A single Bacteroidales bacterium DNA region contains:
- the rocD gene encoding ornithine--oxo-acid transaminase, which produces MATAVKSKTTKSTSSDFIAKEDKFGAHNYHPLPVVLERGEGVYVWDVEGKRYYDFLSAYSAVNQGHCHPKIVKAMIEQAQKLALTSRAFYNNMLGQYEEFITKMFGYDKVLPMNSGAEGVETAMKLCRKWGYVKKGVRENEGKIIVCRDNFHGRTITIISMSTDPESYGQYGPFTPGFITVPYNDVETFKNVIESDPNIIGFLVEPIQGEAGVVVPDDKFLKETYKLCKKHNVLFIADEVQTGIARTGKLLACDHVGIRPDVVILGKALSGGMYPISAVLADNDIMLTIKPGQHGSTFGGNPLAARIAIAALEVVRDEKLADNADKMGKIFREELSKIKSPMIETIRGKGLLNAVVIKPMNGKEAWDVCLAMRDNGLLAKPTHQHIIRFAPPLVINKDQILEAVDIIKRSLKSFEKNKK; this is translated from the coding sequence ATGGCTACAGCAGTTAAATCAAAAACAACAAAATCAACTTCAAGCGATTTTATAGCAAAAGAAGACAAATTTGGAGCACATAATTATCATCCACTACCAGTAGTTCTAGAACGAGGCGAAGGTGTGTATGTATGGGATGTAGAAGGGAAGCGTTATTATGATTTTTTGTCTGCTTATAGTGCTGTTAACCAAGGGCACTGCCATCCCAAAATTGTTAAAGCAATGATAGAACAAGCTCAAAAACTTGCTTTAACATCGCGTGCTTTTTATAATAACATGTTGGGTCAATACGAAGAGTTTATAACCAAGATGTTCGGATACGACAAAGTATTGCCTATGAATAGTGGCGCCGAAGGAGTAGAAACTGCGATGAAATTATGCCGTAAATGGGGATATGTAAAAAAAGGAGTTCGCGAAAACGAAGGAAAAATAATAGTTTGTCGCGACAATTTTCATGGACGCACCATTACCATTATTTCCATGTCAACCGATCCGGAATCGTATGGTCAGTATGGTCCGTTTACACCTGGTTTTATTACTGTTCCATACAATGATGTAGAAACTTTTAAAAATGTTATTGAATCAGATCCCAATATCATAGGTTTTCTTGTAGAACCTATTCAAGGCGAAGCTGGAGTTGTGGTTCCCGATGATAAATTTTTGAAAGAAACCTATAAACTATGCAAAAAACACAATGTATTATTTATTGCCGACGAAGTACAAACAGGAATTGCTCGTACAGGAAAATTATTAGCTTGCGATCATGTAGGTATTCGTCCTGATGTTGTTATTTTAGGCAAAGCTCTTTCTGGTGGTATGTATCCTATTTCTGCTGTATTAGCCGATAACGATATTATGCTTACTATTAAACCTGGCCAACATGGCTCAACTTTTGGTGGTAACCCATTGGCTGCTCGCATCGCTATTGCTGCGCTCGAAGTTGTACGAGATGAAAAGTTAGCCGATAATGCCGATAAAATGGGGAAAATTTTCCGCGAAGAACTTTCAAAAATAAAATCACCTATGATTGAAACAATTCGTGGAAAAGGTTTATTAAATGCAGTAGTTATTAAACCTATGAATGGAAAAGAAGCATGGGATGTTTGTTTGGCTATGAGAGATAATGGATTGTTAGCAAAACCAACACATCAACATATTATTCGCTTTGCACCACCTCTTGTGATAAATAAAGATCAAATTCTCGAAGCAGTAGATATTATTAAACGTAGCTTAAAGTCGTTCGAAAAAAATAAAAAATAA
- a CDS encoding NAD-dependent epimerase/dehydratase family protein — MIAVTGSTGFVGSHLLIELLKKDLAVVAFKRDKSDVSYTQKVFQLQGVPQLFKKIHWVDCHLSKYNDVFEAFNGIDIVFHAAAQVDLNGKTREQMIKKNVKITENVVNAALLHRVKRFCYVSSIASITNNIDGIGRENAAFEILKTDHPYTISKCLAELEVWRGIQEGLPAVIVNPSVILGYSRQWKTFTSIVKRLQEGQYYYPCGSGSFVDISDVVKIMTHLTFNTSITNERFILTSENISYKKLYTYICEELKINTPLKPIGKKKLLMLGYVGEAISLISKKNYVINLQTAKLLNKDLAYSNDKIKDVLQYSFIPVKESIKKMLAIKKLSEDYKNKPSESL, encoded by the coding sequence ATGATAGCTGTTACAGGTTCAACAGGTTTTGTTGGCTCTCATTTATTAATAGAGCTTCTTAAAAAAGATTTAGCAGTTGTTGCTTTTAAAAGAGACAAATCGGATGTTTCATATACTCAAAAAGTATTTCAATTACAAGGAGTTCCTCAATTGTTTAAAAAAATCCATTGGGTCGATTGTCATTTATCAAAATATAACGATGTATTTGAAGCATTTAACGGAATAGACATTGTATTTCATGCTGCTGCACAAGTTGATTTGAACGGTAAAACGCGAGAACAAATGATTAAAAAAAACGTTAAAATAACCGAAAATGTAGTTAATGCTGCATTACTGCATCGAGTTAAACGTTTTTGCTATGTAAGTTCTATAGCAAGTATTACCAATAATATTGATGGCATTGGCAGAGAAAATGCTGCATTCGAAATTCTTAAAACAGACCATCCTTATACAATATCCAAGTGTTTGGCCGAACTAGAAGTTTGGCGAGGCATACAAGAGGGATTACCTGCTGTAATTGTAAATCCTTCTGTAATTTTAGGATATAGTCGTCAATGGAAAACTTTTACATCAATAGTTAAACGGCTCCAAGAAGGACAATACTATTATCCATGTGGTTCTGGTAGTTTTGTTGACATTAGCGATGTTGTAAAAATCATGACACATCTTACTTTTAATACTTCAATTACCAATGAGCGATTTATTTTAACCTCTGAAAATATTAGTTATAAAAAACTATATACCTATATATGCGAAGAATTAAAAATTAATACCCCCTTAAAACCAATAGGCAAGAAAAAACTACTAATGTTAGGATATGTTGGCGAAGCAATATCGTTAATCTCTAAAAAGAATTATGTAATAAATTTACAAACTGCAAAATTATTGAATAAAGACTTAGCCTATAGTAACGATAAAATTAAAGATGTGCTTCAATATTCTTTTATCCCTGTAAAAGAGAGTATAAAAAAAATGCTTGCAATAAAAAAGCTTTCCGAAGATTATAAAAACAAACCTTCGGAAAGCCTATAA
- a CDS encoding T9SS type A sorting domain-containing protein, which translates to MKKILFSLFLSIAAISFGTNYSWIMLPGSTEATAIFKSLSAKSDYTSTKVVFSLGAYNLREVTTPKGTSFVVEAPHAARIMKTGAPDLPLYAKSVIIPDADNMEVVVKRSKYVDVPNVDVAPSKGNLLRNVNPDDVPYSYGIEYQQNAFYPTQLAYLREPYILRDFRAQALVIQPVQYNPVTKTLRIYSEIEVEVKSTATPGLNIFNRTKALSKIDQEFHEIYKRQFVNYENTQKYTPLSDLPGNMLIICYDNFMSTMQPFVNWKIMKGIPTEMVAVSTVGNNVTSLKNYITNYYNTKGLKYLLLVGDFAQVTSPTGSFSGVTGAKDNEYAYITGNDHYQEFFVGRFSAETTADVQTQVDRSIYYEKILSSGDWLASTLGIGSDQGPGDDNEYDYQHIRNMQTDLMGFTYTTKYELFDGSQGGLDASGNPTAANVSTVVNPGVGSILYCGHGGDTEWVTTGFSNTNATALTNVNKLPFIYTVSCVVGHFNAGTCFCEAWMRAKQTSGPAGAIGIFGSTINQSWNPPMQAQDEMVDILVESYTNNIKRTFAGIGINGCFKMNDESADYDMTDTWTIFGDPSLMIRTKAPLTMTVSHASTITSGTSTVDVNCSVNGAYIAITKNNQILGTAYVSGGVAHVTLNPVPSNVGDTLTVCATAFNYTTYIGTIEVVANNIPVDAQLYSVIEPVQNYFCENIQISPKIVLRNQGVNTLVSAVLNYQLDGGTVVSQNWTGSLATGQQDTINLSPITLTIGNHSLRTFVSNPNNDNDGFPTNDEKIVNFTVVANGVSVDFAANNVSSCQVPFTVNFTNHSINANSYLWDFGDGTTSTEPNPTHTYTSLGNYNVMLTANAGACGNYTENKANYIQIGSPIPSVQDTMVCIGSNISLNATSTGTTNWYVNQNDVSPVFTGNTYVLNNVTQNTTVWVENLVTATPVYGGEIASTINGGFFTSSVEHYLIFDCTSPVTLVSVEVNAGATGNRTIQLRDANNNVLQTATINIPAGVSRITLNFNIPAQNDLRLVGPVSPNLYRTGPGNCSYPYNIDNKILIKASSASTNPTGYYYYFYSWEVKGADCISERIPVNVNIDEVSVNITATDESSNGAYDASATANPTGTAPFTYSWSTGATTQTITGITAGTYSVTVTDALGCTTSGTVTVVSTGINEANVLNFSIIPNPASDFLQINLDKKLNVEYTVFDIHGKKVFDTQYFSNQIVLNIESLAKGIYILQLKSSDFVVQRKFIKQ; encoded by the coding sequence ATGAAAAAAATTCTATTTAGCCTATTTTTGTCCATTGCTGCAATTAGCTTTGGAACAAACTATTCGTGGATTATGCTTCCTGGGTCCACAGAGGCAACAGCAATTTTTAAATCGTTAAGTGCTAAAAGCGATTACACTTCAACCAAAGTGGTGTTTTCTTTAGGCGCTTATAATTTAAGGGAAGTTACAACTCCTAAAGGGACTTCCTTTGTAGTAGAAGCTCCCCATGCAGCACGAATTATGAAAACTGGAGCACCCGATTTGCCACTTTATGCTAAGTCGGTTATTATTCCCGATGCCGACAATATGGAAGTTGTTGTTAAGCGTTCCAAGTACGTTGATGTTCCTAATGTTGATGTAGCACCATCTAAAGGTAATTTGCTTCGTAATGTAAACCCTGACGATGTGCCTTATAGCTATGGTATCGAGTATCAGCAAAATGCTTTTTATCCCACACAATTGGCTTATTTGCGTGAACCTTATATTTTACGCGATTTTAGAGCTCAAGCATTGGTAATTCAGCCGGTACAATACAATCCTGTAACAAAAACATTACGTATTTATTCTGAAATAGAGGTTGAAGTTAAATCGACGGCAACACCCGGATTAAATATTTTTAATCGAACTAAGGCATTAAGCAAAATCGATCAGGAATTTCATGAGATTTATAAACGTCAATTTGTAAATTATGAGAATACGCAAAAATATACCCCTTTGAGCGATTTACCAGGTAATATGCTTATTATTTGTTACGATAATTTTATGTCAACTATGCAGCCATTTGTAAATTGGAAAATAATGAAAGGAATACCCACCGAAATGGTTGCAGTTTCAACGGTAGGCAACAATGTTACATCATTAAAAAATTATATTACTAATTATTACAATACCAAAGGCTTAAAATATTTGCTATTAGTAGGCGATTTTGCACAAGTAACCTCTCCAACTGGCAGTTTTAGTGGCGTAACCGGTGCTAAAGACAATGAATATGCTTACATAACAGGTAATGATCATTACCAAGAATTTTTTGTCGGACGTTTTTCAGCAGAAACGACTGCTGATGTTCAGACACAGGTTGATCGTTCTATTTATTATGAAAAAATCTTATCCAGTGGCGATTGGTTAGCTTCTACTTTAGGAATTGGCTCAGATCAGGGACCCGGCGATGATAATGAGTACGATTATCAGCATATCCGAAACATGCAAACCGATTTAATGGGCTTTACCTACACTACTAAATACGAATTGTTTGATGGTAGCCAAGGCGGTTTAGATGCTTCGGGCAACCCAACTGCTGCCAATGTTTCAACTGTTGTTAACCCCGGTGTTGGAAGCATTTTATATTGTGGTCATGGAGGCGATACAGAATGGGTAACGACTGGTTTCTCAAATACTAACGCTACAGCATTAACCAATGTGAATAAACTACCGTTTATTTATACCGTTTCTTGTGTTGTAGGGCATTTTAATGCAGGTACTTGTTTTTGCGAAGCTTGGATGAGAGCCAAACAAACCTCTGGTCCTGCCGGAGCAATTGGTATATTTGGTTCTACTATTAACCAATCGTGGAACCCACCCATGCAAGCACAAGACGAAATGGTGGATATTTTAGTAGAATCATACACCAACAATATTAAACGTACTTTTGCCGGTATAGGTATTAATGGCTGTTTCAAAATGAATGACGAATCAGCCGATTATGATATGACCGATACATGGACCATTTTTGGTGATCCGAGTTTGATGATACGCACCAAAGCTCCTTTGACCATGACGGTTTCGCATGCTTCAACCATTACTTCAGGAACAAGTACAGTCGATGTTAATTGCTCTGTTAATGGAGCTTACATTGCTATAACCAAAAATAATCAAATACTCGGTACCGCTTATGTAAGCGGTGGGGTGGCTCATGTAACCCTTAATCCAGTTCCTTCAAATGTGGGCGACACGCTAACAGTTTGTGCTACTGCATTTAATTACACAACGTATATTGGAACCATTGAAGTGGTAGCCAACAATATTCCTGTAGATGCTCAACTTTATTCGGTAATAGAACCCGTTCAGAATTATTTCTGTGAAAATATTCAGATATCACCTAAAATTGTTTTACGTAATCAAGGCGTTAATACATTAGTTTCGGCTGTTTTAAATTATCAGTTAGATGGTGGAACCGTTGTTTCGCAAAACTGGACGGGAAGTTTAGCAACTGGACAACAAGATACCATAAACCTTTCTCCAATAACATTAACTATTGGCAATCATTCCCTTAGAACCTTTGTTTCTAATCCAAACAATGATAATGATGGATTCCCTACCAACGATGAAAAAATAGTCAATTTTACAGTTGTAGCGAATGGTGTTAGTGTTGATTTTGCTGCAAATAATGTATCAAGTTGTCAGGTTCCATTTACAGTTAATTTTACGAATCATAGTATCAATGCAAATTCATATTTATGGGACTTTGGCGATGGTACAACTAGCACAGAACCGAATCCTACGCATACCTATACAAGTTTAGGAAATTATAATGTTATGCTAACAGCGAATGCTGGTGCTTGTGGAAATTATACCGAAAATAAAGCAAATTATATTCAAATAGGAAGCCCAATTCCGAGTGTACAAGATACAATGGTATGTATTGGGAGTAATATTTCTTTAAATGCTACATCAACTGGAACAACTAATTGGTATGTTAATCAAAACGATGTATCACCCGTATTTACTGGAAATACTTATGTGCTAAATAATGTAACTCAGAATACTACGGTTTGGGTTGAGAATTTAGTAACCGCAACTCCAGTATATGGTGGTGAGATAGCTTCTACTATTAATGGGGGATTTTTTACATCGTCTGTTGAACATTATTTAATTTTTGACTGTACAAGTCCAGTTACACTTGTTTCGGTTGAAGTAAACGCTGGAGCTACAGGTAACCGTACCATACAATTACGCGATGCGAATAATAATGTTTTGCAAACAGCAACCATAAATATTCCGGCAGGTGTTAGTAGAATTACTTTAAATTTTAACATACCAGCTCAAAACGATTTACGTTTAGTGGGTCCTGTTTCGCCCAATTTATATCGAACCGGACCGGGTAATTGTTCTTATCCTTACAATATAGATAACAAAATTTTAATCAAAGCTAGTTCTGCCAGCACAAATCCTACAGGATATTATTATTATTTCTATTCTTGGGAAGTAAAAGGTGCTGATTGTATTAGCGAACGTATTCCTGTTAATGTAAATATCGATGAAGTATCGGTTAATATTACAGCTACGGACGAAAGCTCAAATGGTGCTTACGATGCCTCAGCAACAGCTAATCCTACAGGAACCGCTCCTTTTACCTATTCATGGAGCACAGGTGCAACTACTCAAACCATTACAGGTATTACGGCAGGAACCTACTCGGTAACAGTTACTGATGCTCTTGGATGTACTACAAGTGGAACCGTTACAGTTGTTTCAACAGGGATAAATGAAGCTAATGTTTTAAATTTTAGCATCATTCCAAATCCAGCTTCAGACTTTTTGCAAATCAATTTAGATAAGAAACTTAATGTTGAATATACCGTTTTTGATATTCATGGTAAAAAAGTTTTTGATACCCAATACTTTTCTAACCAGATAGTATTAAACATTGAATCATTGGCAAAAGGCATTTATATACTACAATTAAAATCAAGTGACTTTGTAGTTCAAAGAAAATTCATTAAACAGTAA
- the dusB gene encoding tRNA dihydrouridine synthase DusB, with amino-acid sequence MTFAGLNLSDKPLFLAPMEDVTDSTFRYICKMMGGVDVVFTEFVSSDGLVYNVKKSFKKLQIFDYERPIGIQIYGNIPERMVEAAKMVEEAQPDFIDINFGCPVKKIANRGAGSGMMKNVPLMVEITEKVVKAVKTPVTVKTRLGWDEHSKNILEIALRLQDVGIQGLTIHGRTRSQMYTGTADWTLIGEVKHHPLIHIPIIGNGDVTSPIIALEKLQHYGVDGIMIGRGSIGKPWIFKQIKHFLETGELLPEPTIDEKIAIVKTHLMKSVEDKGEYGGILTMRRHYVQYFKGLLNSRPLRIRLLTSVDFQENLKILDEIHERYKNNSEKLD; translated from the coding sequence GTGACTTTTGCTGGATTAAATTTAAGCGACAAACCCTTGTTTCTTGCTCCCATGGAAGACGTAACAGATAGCACATTCCGCTATATCTGTAAAATGATGGGGGGGGTTGATGTTGTTTTTACTGAGTTTGTTTCTTCGGATGGGTTGGTATATAATGTAAAAAAAAGTTTTAAAAAGTTGCAAATATTTGATTATGAACGACCTATTGGTATTCAAATATATGGAAACATACCTGAGCGTATGGTTGAAGCAGCTAAAATGGTAGAAGAAGCACAACCCGATTTTATTGATATTAATTTTGGATGTCCAGTAAAAAAAATTGCAAACCGAGGAGCTGGAAGTGGCATGATGAAAAATGTTCCTCTCATGGTCGAAATAACCGAAAAAGTGGTTAAAGCAGTTAAAACACCAGTTACAGTTAAAACCCGCTTGGGATGGGATGAGCATTCCAAAAATATTCTCGAAATTGCCCTAAGATTACAGGATGTGGGCATTCAAGGTTTAACGATTCATGGACGTACAAGAAGTCAAATGTACACAGGAACAGCCGATTGGACTCTTATTGGCGAAGTAAAACATCATCCGCTGATTCATATCCCCATTATAGGTAATGGAGATGTTACAAGTCCTATTATTGCTCTAGAAAAACTACAACACTATGGCGTAGATGGCATTATGATAGGGCGTGGAAGCATTGGTAAACCTTGGATTTTTAAACAAATTAAACATTTTCTTGAAACAGGAGAGTTGCTTCCAGAGCCTACCATTGACGAAAAGATAGCCATAGTAAAAACGCATTTAATGAAATCTGTCGAAGATAAAGGTGAATATGGTGGTATTTTAACGATGCGTCGTCATTATGTGCAATATTTCAAGGGATTATTAAATAGTCGTCCACTACGTATCAGATTATTAACATCAGTTGATTTTCAAGAAAATTTAAAAATATTAGACGAAATACACGAACGCTATAAAAATAATTCAGAAAAATTAGACTAA
- a CDS encoding YdcF family protein has product MQTLFFILSKLFNFIFSPYTWIFLLLIFAIFTKKPKRQKKLLIITFIVFYLFSNNFILDEVMRLWEKPPVKIDANKNHYTYVVVLGGVMSYYDTKNHQIGFNRSVDRLMQGIKMLNQKIADTLIFTGGDGSLLKTIGPEGEYIKKYLSDIGLDTLRIKIESRSQNTYENAKNTSLLLHQHQNKILLITSAFHMRRAIACFKKQGINVDYYPADRIAGKRKFIIDHLLIPQIETMDRWNLLIHEWIGYFVYWIVGYI; this is encoded by the coding sequence ATGCAAACATTGTTTTTTATATTATCGAAGTTATTTAATTTTATTTTTTCGCCCTACACATGGATATTTTTACTTTTAATCTTTGCAATATTTACAAAAAAACCTAAACGCCAAAAGAAGTTGCTTATTATAACCTTTATTGTTTTTTATTTATTTTCGAATAATTTTATTCTAGATGAAGTAATGCGTTTGTGGGAAAAGCCTCCAGTAAAAATTGATGCAAACAAAAATCATTATACCTATGTTGTTGTACTAGGTGGTGTTATGAGTTATTATGACACAAAAAATCATCAAATAGGTTTTAATAGGAGTGTAGATCGGCTTATGCAAGGGATTAAAATGTTAAATCAAAAAATTGCTGATACACTAATTTTTACGGGTGGTGATGGCTCATTATTAAAAACCATAGGACCCGAAGGAGAGTATATTAAAAAATATCTTTCTGATATAGGTTTAGATACACTTCGAATTAAAATCGAAAGTCGATCGCAAAATACATACGAAAATGCTAAAAACACTTCGTTATTATTGCATCAACATCAAAATAAAATATTACTTATTACCTCGGCTTTTCATATGCGAAGAGCTATTGCTTGTTTTAAAAAACAAGGTATTAATGTTGACTATTATCCGGCAGATCGAATTGCTGGTAAACGTAAGTTTATAATCGATCATCTTTTAATACCACAGATAGAAACGATGGATCGTTGGAATTTGCTTATTCATGAATGGATAGGGTATTTTGTATATTGGATCGTTGGATATATCTAA
- a CDS encoding DUF2795 domain-containing protein, whose translation MYWTLELASKLEDAPWPATKEELIDYAMRSGAPLEVIENLQELEDDGEIYESIEDIWPDYPSKEDFLFNEDEY comes from the coding sequence ATGTATTGGACACTTGAACTTGCATCGAAACTAGAAGATGCTCCATGGCCTGCAACCAAAGAAGAGTTAATTGATTATGCTATGCGAAGCGGTGCTCCGTTAGAAGTAATCGAAAACCTTCAAGAACTCGAAGACGACGGCGAAATTTACGAAAGTATTGAAGACATTTGGCCAGATTATCCTTCGAAAGAAGACTTTTTATTTAATGAAGATGAATATTAA
- a CDS encoding pyridoxamine 5'-phosphate oxidase family protein, with protein sequence MYQRDKAIKDIIRHDEMVDIIKRCKICHVGFVDGDKPYVLGFNFGFDGNKIYLHCAKEGYKLDILAKNNHVCVYFDTDHEFFARHEEVACSYRMRYKSVMVMGKASIVNNLQQKENALKVFMKQYSDREFQFSKPALENVNIIVIEIEKMTGRKFEYL encoded by the coding sequence ATGTATCAACGAGATAAAGCAATAAAAGACATTATACGCCACGACGAAATGGTAGATATTATCAAACGTTGTAAAATTTGTCATGTGGGTTTTGTGGATGGCGATAAACCTTATGTTTTGGGTTTTAACTTTGGATTTGATGGTAATAAAATATATTTGCATTGTGCCAAAGAAGGTTACAAGCTCGATATTTTAGCCAAGAATAACCATGTTTGCGTATATTTCGATACCGATCATGAGTTTTTTGCACGACACGAAGAAGTTGCGTGTAGCTATCGAATGCGTTATAAAAGTGTTATGGTAATGGGTAAGGCAAGTATTGTAAACAATTTACAACAAAAGGAGAACGCATTAAAAGTATTTATGAAACAATATAGCGATCGCGAATTTCAGTTTTCTAAACCTGCTTTAGAAAATGTAAATATTATAGTAATAGAAATTGAAAAAATGACGGGCAGAAAATTTGAATATTTATAA
- a CDS encoding DUF1987 domain-containing protein, producing MDPIVIEGTSKTPSVNFNASTGVLELKGRSIPENSIEFYKPLIEWIEKYGTAPQAKTIVNVQLEYFNTSSSKCILDVFKRLETIANNGHDVVINWHYEEDDEDMLEAGEDYQSIIKVPFKMIEVEA from the coding sequence ATGGATCCAATAGTAATTGAAGGCACATCTAAAACACCATCGGTAAATTTTAATGCATCTACCGGAGTACTTGAATTAAAAGGTCGTTCAATACCTGAAAATTCTATTGAATTTTATAAACCACTTATTGAATGGATTGAAAAATATGGCACTGCACCACAAGCAAAAACGATTGTAAATGTGCAGTTAGAATACTTTAATACGAGCTCATCAAAATGTATCCTTGATGTTTTTAAACGTCTTGAAACTATTGCTAATAATGGGCATGATGTTGTTATTAATTGGCATTATGAAGAAGATGATGAAGACATGCTCGAAGCAGGAGAAGACTATCAAAGCATTATTAAAGTGCCTTTTAAAATGATAGAAGTAGAAGCATAA
- a CDS encoding MarC family protein — protein MIELFTHFSIKEIFSVFMVLFAVIDITGSIPIIINLKTKYGKVQAGKASLVSYIIMLAFFFFGESLLGIFGVDIYSFAIAGSFVVFVLALEMVLDIEIFKGTTPDGASIVPLAFPLIAGAGSITTLLSLKAEFHNVNIFIGLSLNMLLVYIVIKSTRFFEKILGKSGIMILRKVFGVILLAIAIKLFLTNTGIHILKT, from the coding sequence ATGATAGAACTATTTACTCATTTTAGTATTAAAGAAATATTTTCAGTCTTTATGGTTTTGTTTGCTGTAATAGACATTACAGGATCAATACCAATTATTATAAATCTAAAAACTAAATATGGCAAAGTTCAAGCCGGAAAAGCGTCGTTGGTTTCGTATATTATTATGCTAGCATTTTTCTTTTTTGGCGAATCGTTATTAGGTATATTTGGAGTAGATATTTACTCATTCGCCATAGCAGGTTCTTTTGTTGTTTTTGTTCTTGCCTTAGAAATGGTATTAGATATTGAAATTTTTAAAGGAACCACGCCCGATGGTGCGAGCATTGTACCCCTTGCATTTCCGCTTATCGCAGGAGCCGGCTCTATTACTACCTTGCTTTCATTAAAAGCAGAATTTCATAATGTCAATATTTTTATTGGCTTAAGTCTAAATATGCTATTGGTTTATATAGTAATTAAATCTACTCGTTTTTTCGAAAAAATATTAGGCAAAAGTGGTATTATGATATTACGCAAAGTTTTTGGAGTAATTCTGCTTGCAATTGCAATTAAACTATTTCTTACCAATACAGGTATCCATATTTTAAAAACATAA